Proteins encoded within one genomic window of Blattabacterium cuenoti:
- a CDS encoding M42 family metallopeptidase has translation MKKKDFYSISEESLKFLKNYLNSFSPTGDENEGQKIWKSYISTYVEKVETDLYGTAVGIINPNSSYKLIIEAHADEISWYVNYITDNGIIYVSRNGGSDHQIAPSKRVIIHTENGYIHGIFGWPAIHTRKFLEEKSPNIDNLFVDIGALNKKEVSQMGVHVGCVITYPDQFFIMNKNYFVSRALDNKIGGFIIAEVAKMIKEYQHNFEFGLYVVNSVQEEIGLKGAKMISNTIQPNIAIVTDVTHDTSTPMIDKKIQGDVKCGKGPVIGYAPSIQKNLRELIINTAKSKKISFQRLVSSRSTGTDTDAFAYSNKGVASALISIPLRYMHTTVEMIHKEDVEKTIQLIFEILKEINQNKICHLLNRK, from the coding sequence ATGAAAAAAAAAGATTTTTATTCTATAAGTGAAGAGTCTCTAAAATTTTTAAAAAATTATTTAAATAGTTTTTCTCCAACAGGAGATGAAAATGAAGGACAAAAAATATGGAAAAGTTACATCTCTACTTATGTAGAGAAAGTAGAAACGGATTTATATGGAACAGCAGTAGGGATAATTAATCCTAATTCTTCATATAAATTAATTATTGAAGCACATGCAGATGAAATATCTTGGTATGTGAATTATATAACAGATAATGGAATTATTTATGTATCTAGAAATGGAGGATCAGATCATCAAATAGCTCCATCTAAAAGAGTCATTATACATACAGAAAACGGATATATACATGGAATATTTGGTTGGCCTGCTATTCATACAAGAAAATTTTTAGAAGAAAAATCCCCAAATATAGATAATCTATTCGTGGATATAGGTGCTTTAAATAAAAAAGAAGTTTCTCAAATGGGAGTTCATGTTGGTTGTGTAATAACTTATCCTGATCAATTTTTTATTATGAACAAGAATTATTTTGTTTCTAGAGCGTTAGATAATAAAATAGGAGGATTTATAATTGCCGAAGTCGCAAAAATGATAAAGGAATATCAACATAATTTTGAATTTGGATTATACGTAGTAAATTCTGTTCAAGAAGAAATAGGATTAAAAGGAGCTAAAATGATTTCCAATACAATTCAACCTAATATAGCTATAGTTACTGATGTTACACATGATACTTCTACTCCTATGATTGATAAAAAAATCCAAGGAGATGTTAAATGTGGAAAAGGTCCTGTTATTGGATATGCACCTTCAATACAAAAAAATCTTAGAGAACTTATTATTAATACTGCTAAAAGTAAAAAAATTTCCTTTCAACGTTTAGTTTCATCTAGATCTACTGGAACAGATACAGATGCTTTCGCTTATTCAAATAAAGGAGTCGCATCTGCATTAATATCTATTCCTCTCAGATATATGCATACGACAGTAGAAATGATTCATAAAGAAGATGTAGAGAAAACTATACAATTAATTTTTGAAATTTTAAAAGAAATTAATCAAAATAAAATTTGTCATTTATTAAATCGAAAATGA
- the ychF gene encoding redox-regulated ATPase YchF, giving the protein MKCGIIGLPNTGKSTLFNIISNNEVLSENFPFCTIEPNYGIVSVPDKRLYELKKIINPIRIIPYKIKIVDIAGLIKGSHKGDGLGNKFLSHIRETNILIHMIRFFTDISVLHVEKSIDPIRDKEIIDLELQLKDLETIEKRLDKMKKNKIDQSYILLKKVFSFLKEGKNIRMFPFKSHEKEYIKNLHLLTIKPVIYVCNIDDNQNCFFLKTIKEMGKKEKSHTIILSLKNKSIIKKNNKENFHESGIYKLIKKAYELLNLQTFFTIGKKEIRGWSIPNHWTAYQASSVIHTDLKKGFLCAEVIHYNDFIKYGSLENAKKAGKMFLAGKNSFLQDGDIIHFRFNK; this is encoded by the coding sequence ATGAAATGTGGAATTATTGGACTTCCAAATACAGGAAAATCAACACTTTTTAATATTATTTCTAATAATGAAGTTTTATCAGAAAATTTCCCTTTTTGTACCATAGAACCAAATTATGGAATCGTAAGTGTTCCAGACAAAAGATTGTATGAACTCAAAAAGATCATTAATCCAATAAGAATAATTCCATACAAAATAAAAATTGTAGATATTGCTGGATTAATTAAAGGTTCCCATAAAGGAGATGGATTAGGAAATAAATTCTTATCTCATATTCGGGAAACAAATATTCTCATTCATATGATCCGATTTTTCACTGATATTAGTGTTCTTCATGTAGAAAAATCTATTGACCCTATTCGAGATAAAGAAATCATTGATTTAGAATTACAGTTAAAAGATTTAGAAACAATAGAAAAAAGATTAGATAAAATGAAAAAAAATAAAATCGATCAATCTTATATTCTATTAAAAAAAGTTTTTTCTTTTTTAAAAGAAGGAAAAAATATTAGGATGTTTCCTTTTAAAAGTCATGAAAAAGAATACATAAAAAATTTGCATTTATTGACAATAAAACCTGTTATATATGTATGCAATATAGATGACAATCAAAATTGTTTTTTTCTAAAAACTATAAAGGAAATGGGAAAAAAAGAAAAATCTCATACGATAATTTTATCGTTAAAAAACAAATCAATAATAAAAAAAAATAATAAAGAAAATTTCCATGAATCTGGAATTTATAAATTAATAAAAAAAGCATATGAACTATTAAATCTGCAAACTTTTTTTACAATAGGAAAAAAAGAAATTCGCGGATGGTCTATTCCAAATCACTGGACTGCTTATCAAGCATCTTCTGTAATACATACAGATTTAAAAAAAGGATTCCTATGTGCAGAAGTCATTCATTACAATGATTTTATCAAATATGGTTCATTAGAAAATGCAAAAAAAGCAGGAAAAATGTTTTTAGCAGGAAAAAATTCTTTTCTCCAAGATGGGGATATTATTCATTTTCGATTTAATAAATGA
- the dapF gene encoding diaminopimelate epimerase encodes MKIDFFKFQGTGNDFILIDIRNKNKETQIQKENHFLKKLCDRHFGIGADGIIFIKNDSKSDFYMKYYNSDGKESTMCGNGGRCAVSFSRKLEITKKNKIYFKAVDGYHYGIIKNKDLISVKLLDIDRNMIKKVANSNNHVFLNTGSPHHIFFIKEKDIKKIDVFKRGKIIRFHNFYSKIGGVNVNFVKILKNNILQVRTYERGVENETLSCGTGIVASVIAAYEINEIKKNHSEKKNTHQEFLVHTFGGKLWVSFQKTQNKYKEIYLTGSVKFVFKGCINLMS; translated from the coding sequence GTGAAAATAGATTTTTTTAAATTTCAGGGGACAGGAAATGATTTTATTTTAATAGATATTAGAAACAAAAACAAAGAAACACAGATTCAGAAAGAAAATCATTTTTTAAAAAAATTATGTGATAGACATTTTGGAATTGGAGCAGATGGAATTATTTTCATTAAAAATGATTCCAAAAGTGATTTTTATATGAAATATTATAATTCTGATGGAAAAGAAAGCACAATGTGTGGAAATGGAGGACGTTGTGCCGTTTCTTTTTCAAGAAAATTAGAAATCACAAAAAAAAATAAAATCTATTTCAAAGCTGTAGATGGATATCATTATGGAATAATAAAAAATAAAGATTTAATTTCTGTAAAGTTACTTGATATAGATAGAAATATGATAAAAAAAGTTGCTAATTCTAATAATCATGTTTTTTTGAACACAGGTTCTCCACATCATATTTTTTTTATAAAAGAAAAAGACATAAAAAAAATAGATGTTTTCAAACGTGGAAAAATTATACGATTTCACAATTTTTATTCTAAAATAGGTGGAGTTAATGTAAATTTTGTAAAAATACTTAAAAACAACATTTTACAAGTTCGTACTTATGAAAGAGGTGTAGAAAATGAAACTTTATCCTGTGGAACAGGAATTGTTGCTTCTGTAATCGCAGCATATGAAATAAATGAAATAAAAAAAAATCATTCAGAAAAAAAAAACACTCATCAAGAATTTTTAGTTCATACTTTTGGAGGAAAATTGTGGGTTTCATTTCAAAAAACACAAAACAAATATAAAGAAATTTATTTAACTGGTTCTGTTAAATTTGTATTTAAAGGTTGTATTAATTTAATGTCATGA
- a CDS encoding Do family serine endopeptidase, producing MKKIITYIIISSLMSSVVTIAAYKKYSNEESFPFPSSSVISPSLMKTSSNPSASLVSSSATTTGYPDFTRVVEKTIHAVVNVKNYSRKSNVRGNGRMDPFDFFFGFPDDSFGEKEKTSQKNDFIGLHGSGVIISPNGYIVTNNHVVKDADKIEITLNNQRSYRAKLIGSDPSTDIALLKINENNLPFIYFSDSNKVKVGEWVLAIGNPFDLNSTVTAGIISAKNRSLGILREENQAAIESFFQTDAAVNPGNSGGALVNTNGELIGINTAISSNSGNFIGYSFAAPSNLVRKVIQDIKKYGTVQRAFLGIKGMDLSQDEYLKAYNNETHKNIKQQQGFLVGEVLNGSGAYEAGIKKGDIIKSINGKRIQNLADLSFIVGTKHPGDKVKVSLIRNGKIKSFDITLRDLQGRKKIRKKEEISSYELLGATFESVGKEDKKYFGINHGIRIKEINPGRLSNMGMEEGDIILSINGEKMETSSDVDQILSRLLKKCSVTDVTIKSIKQNGQVYIVGFEIN from the coding sequence ATGAAGAAAATAATCACTTACATTATCATTAGCAGTTTAATGAGTTCAGTAGTAACTATTGCTGCTTACAAAAAATATTCTAACGAAGAATCTTTTCCTTTTCCATCGTCATCTGTCATTTCCCCTTCTTTGATGAAAACGTCATCAAATCCTTCAGCCTCTTTAGTTAGTAGTTCTGCTACTACAACAGGATACCCTGATTTCACTAGAGTTGTGGAAAAAACTATACATGCAGTAGTTAATGTAAAAAATTATTCTAGAAAATCTAATGTAAGAGGAAATGGAAGAATGGATCCGTTTGACTTTTTCTTTGGATTTCCTGATGATTCCTTTGGAGAAAAAGAAAAAACTTCTCAAAAAAATGATTTTATAGGACTTCATGGATCTGGAGTGATTATATCTCCTAATGGATATATTGTAACTAACAATCATGTCGTAAAAGATGCAGACAAAATAGAAATAACTCTTAATAATCAAAGATCTTATAGAGCAAAATTAATTGGATCAGATCCTAGTACAGATATTGCATTGTTAAAAATAAATGAGAATAATTTGCCTTTCATTTATTTTTCAGATTCTAATAAAGTGAAAGTGGGAGAATGGGTTTTGGCAATAGGAAATCCTTTTGATTTAAATTCTACTGTTACTGCAGGAATTATAAGTGCTAAAAATAGAAGTCTAGGAATTTTGAGAGAGGAGAATCAAGCTGCTATAGAATCTTTTTTTCAAACAGATGCAGCGGTTAATCCTGGAAATAGTGGAGGAGCATTAGTTAATACAAATGGAGAATTAATTGGAATTAACACTGCTATTTCTTCAAATTCTGGAAATTTTATAGGATATAGCTTTGCCGCTCCTTCTAATTTAGTGAGAAAAGTTATACAGGACATCAAAAAATATGGAACTGTGCAACGTGCATTTTTAGGAATTAAAGGAATGGATCTTTCTCAAGATGAATATTTAAAAGCTTATAATAATGAAACACACAAAAATATAAAACAACAACAAGGTTTTTTGGTTGGAGAAGTTCTTAATGGAAGTGGTGCGTATGAAGCAGGAATTAAAAAAGGAGACATTATTAAAAGTATAAATGGAAAGAGAATACAAAATCTTGCTGATTTATCATTTATTGTGGGGACAAAACATCCAGGAGATAAAGTCAAAGTAAGTCTTATTAGAAATGGAAAAATAAAGAGTTTTGATATAACTTTAAGAGATTTACAAGGAAGAAAGAAAATTAGAAAAAAAGAGGAAATTAGTTCATATGAATTACTGGGAGCAACTTTTGAATCTGTTGGAAAAGAAGACAAAAAATATTTTGGGATTAATCACGGAATTAGAATAAAAGAAATAAATCCAGGTCGTTTAAGTAATATGGGAATGGAAGAAGGAGATATTATTTTATCTATTAATGGAGAAAAAATGGAAACATCTAGTGATGTAGATCAAATCTTATCTCGTCTTTTAAAAAAATGTTCAGTAACAGATGTGACCATAAAATCCATTAAACAAAATGGACAAGTTTATATAGTAGGATTTGAAATTAATTGA